One Citrus sinensis cultivar Valencia sweet orange chromosome 5, DVS_A1.0, whole genome shotgun sequence genomic window, attttttatttttttatcttaaaacaattaataactaaatttataatattgtgaaacaaatttaataataattcgaccaataaattgatattactaaatttatattgatgaattataataaaaatttattaaaattttgatttttttcaatttgaataaggataattttgggtttaggtaataattttaaggatatttagggaattgtattaaatgattaaattgattctcaaattagaatttgaaagatatttcttttttgtttttcaaaatcagttATAGGAGGGGctgattttgacaaaagtaattttgattttttttaaccaaatactaaaattaactttagatttttaaaatcacttttaagtcTCCCAAAAATAATCTCAAACGAGCCcttatttaaacaaataataatggaATAAGATTCTCTCTTAATCTGAGTTCTATTGAGcttttaaggatattttgtCATGTGTCTTTTAATAATAGTGTATGGgtaagatttaattttgttttacttttttatttattaataaccaatcaataattaaattattaattcaggACATGATCAGATCAGGAGAGAATCATgatccaataataatatactactattattactattatcatTCTAGTAATTTTTGGTAGATTAATTTGGTTAAGCCAATTTAGAAGTTCCACATGGACTAaaggacaaaaaataaaagggcaACACGATTTCGCAGATGGAGTGAGTAGTCTCATTCACACCATTATTTAGTAAAGAAGACTAATGTGATATTGTAGATGGTCAATTTTGGGCCAATGATAGAAGGAAATCTATCAATGATGAGAAGGATATGTGAAGGAAGCATCAAACAGGTAGGATTAAGGATGGTAATGCATCTGGTCAAGTTTGAGCTTAGCCAAGCTCTTTCTGAGCTCACACGGTGCTTTCTCTCTTaccttaaatattttgttttatttgtcgAATTTACTTTGTTTGTCAATggtataaaacaaaattactttATTCTATAATCATTGTAtgtccataatttttcattaaaaaaaattcatgttttgtacaaataaaatcatcattattttattataattaataaaataataatgatgatgatgatgttatcTATAGTAAAAATACTtatcctttattttattagttgaaCAAATGCATAATTATAACAAAGAATATTGTCAAAACTTGTAAAAATTCactccaactataaaataaagtaagcATATCAATAGGAGTacaattcattttgattttgataacttaaataaacaacttattctgATTACGAATTCAGTTTATTTCAAATCTGGTCCATCCTAATTTCTTCGCATCTTGatttcagaaaaataaatgcaccatTAGTTTGGCTTTTGTTGCCCTCAACTTTAATTTAACGCTCATTTAATATACAAAGTAGTCCTTATTTGGTCTTGTTTTTAACTCGAGAGGTATTTACTTGTAgctcaaattataaattagttAGAAAAGTGTTCAGTGCCGCGGATGCCATATGCGAGAAGATTGAGTTTTGCCTACTCTAAACGCAACATGAGTAAAAATATAGCcataaattcttgtataaatttattttgtacaaattaacgtgacatgataaaattgattgaattaaatattttttgacctacatgatttatttttattattttatatttttatttaaccaataaattaatactaaattaatttatataagataaatttatacaataatttataattatatcatcATTCAACGTAACATAATTAAAGAGGAGCGTCAAACCGTGAACAAGAGCTTCGAAAGTAGGCTGGGACATGGGATGCTGTTGGATTGCCTATTAGCTTAGAATGACTGATGTTATCGTCTATCGATAACTATCACATGGCTCTTAGCCAAGTCTCTTGCTTTTGCGTAttccgaaaaaaaaaagtctcttGCTTTTGCGATTAGTGGGTCTCTGCCCTCCCTCCATTCCACGTAgctcttttgttttctttcttctttcattttcttcaacgCAAACATAGTTTGGAATCTTTGTGTAAAGTTGACTGTCATCATACCAACTACATCTAATTTCTAAAGATGGTTGAACATGTCAAAAATGGTGTGATGAAATAGAGTAATAATTTGAACGAATAGAAAGGTACATCAGTTGCTTTGGTGCAAGTTTTCCAATTGGCTAATTGAATTAACAAATAACATGACAAAGTAATtcaattaaagttttaaaatttgtgttaGATGATCGTGATTCTAGTCGCTTGCTATCATCATAAAACGCTATTTTATATGGGTTGTTTAGCTCTGGACTTAAATAtcagtttcttttttattgtgatGCTTATAGCATCGCCAAAAgcctttttaaataatattttattatttatttaaagagttatattaatatttaagattCTAAAAGacactttaattaaaattttttaaataaaaaataaatttttctcttcaaatttagagagttgttttctttcttttcaatttatattttattactttttactacagaaagagagagaagaactTTAATTGCTACtgatatttcttttaaaaaaataattatttaattaaaataatattaacttatttctatttaaagagtttttttttttataataacataCTTTTTCATTCTTCCATTTGCCACATAGGTAAGTAAATagatatttgaagagtaaaatttatagaaacTTTTGGAGATGCTTTTATATTTCGCGGTCGAAAGTTTACGGGATATTGGAAAGAGGGGAAATAAACGTCGGGATTAAATAGATTAaccaatagaaaaaaaaaagaaaaaaaaatcaaccaatCAATTGGAAACGTCTTTCCACATAAGTGGAAAATGACATTGCATATATGTGGAAAATGACATCGCATatctaatataaaatcaaCCAGCTAAACtggtgtgtttattttttggattgaGAAATTATAATccgaaataaaaaattattaaaagcgTTTACCTCATATAATAGAGTTGAGAATCGAAATCAGAATAAGAATTGTAAAACCCACATGGCGACCCCAATTTGGAAATGGGGACTAAGAGATTGATTTCCAAGGATGATGGTGGGAATAAGTCTCTCATTCTCAAAAATAACCATTTTGCTTCTCTccctatgaaataaaaaatcctCATTTTGTCCACAGTTATagttaattaatgtattattattattgttgttattattaaaataattattattaacatattattaataataatttttaataaataatcattataattaaaatataaaataataattatgactgtttgggacaaatgcgtcgaagggaccaggaatgacgagcagacatctgatggcggagttctgcgaaccggtgtgttccgttaaagcctggcgcgtggaagaacaggagcagaaacatcctgctcgtccacgatgttgtcgtccgcaaggccaattcctataaaaggcatgaggccattccggctagagatcgagaggcgaggagacccggtcgacggcagttggcaagacgtgctctccagcacgagaatctaggcacaacagccacactttccccagaaccgtggcgtaacacgcaaggtctcacagagccgtggcagccacgctttccccagaaccgtggcgtaacacgcaaggtctcacagagccgtggcagccacgctttcccctgaaccgtggcgtaacacgctagatcccatgttttgcccataacgcagcagttggagtctcataccgtctcgaaaagagcggaagactgagattcagaggaaacctataaaaaggtagccaacaaaggtaaaagggttggcattcttgagaaaatgggagaaaaccacaagaaacgccataagacctgtggcaagcttttcccgaaccttcatatctgacttgagcgtcggagggtttgcgccgggaaaacaaccggcgtactctgacttatctgtgtacgcagggacctccggagaagaagcctggcgaggagacctcctggtagtgacgaagttgatcgagcagagatcctgatcgtagaacgaggagaaccggaatctcgcatcaacaatGACAATAGTTTATTAAGTgctttttagtaatttgttcCAATCtaacttattttgatttaaatttcaagacaaagtaaataCATTAATGACAATTCAGCTCATTCCAATTCTAATTCCTacagttcaagtaaataatttattttgatttccaTTCTCCATCCTCATTCCAACTCATTTAAGTTCTTTCCCATTCTTATTTCACTTCATTCCAGTTTTAGTATAGTAAATGTACTATCAATCTCTTTTACTCGTGTGGAACGGTTCAAGACTCTTAAGTGCTCTCTCTCATGCCTTCCAATGggggttgaattttttttaattttaatatttctaagtagtttcttttattttgaaaaagacaaaaagaaaaatcttagaCCCCGTAACATAGTTGATTATCTCAATTCTCAAGTGCTCTAAGTGATGTGGTATATACAAATATAGAAAGtacaacctttttttttttgacttttttgaTTGTTACACAAATAAAATCTTGTGTATGCCACCAATTATATAAGCagatattattgaatttttaattgtaaaagtctgttataattttatgaatggTGTAGTGAAACAATAGTGATAGttttataaacattttaaaattttatctatgtAATGTGTAATTTATCAATTGTACACctatgtattaatttttaaaaatagtctTTTACAATACATCTTTTTAAACACTCAAAATGTCCTCCTCCTTGACCctttttatgtgtttttttttcatttattctcggcattcataaaaataatcatcacaccgaaaatagtttttattattgacaCGAATAAGATGagtttagtaaaataaatgaacatcCGAACCATGCCAGTTTCGTCGTGGCAAATGAGCAATGGCCCAAAAACTAACAGCGTGAAGGGCACGCTTCTTGCCTTGAATCAATAATCTCTCTTCTGGTATCACATTGACATTTGTTTCTGTGCAACTTTGCACATTCAGCAACAATAGATGCGGTCAGTTGTTCGAACCTCCACAGTATATTGTAGGAGTATTTCTttccttaattaaatttgagtgaaggtAGTCTGCTCTCTTACTCAAGAGTGGGGAGCAGATGTTCCTCGAATATTTAAGAGAGTTAAAATTTGGATAGCGCTCCATTAACATTGATGTAAGTTGGTCCCAATCatagtctgatttgtaaatatcagttatattctcatgtaatatgagttgtagtctgagcaatagtctcatgtaataaaaaaaaaagcaacaatAGATGCACTGATGGATTATGACGCGGATTATTtgctcaaaataatttttttcttaagttaaaaactttttattaaaaatatgggTGTTTGAAAAAGCTTTTAATATgccccaatttatttatttattttggttcaTGCAATCCACCAAATCGGCgctaaagaaataataaaaataaaaataaaaataaaaagagaaaagaaaactgCAACGACACCGTTTCCTAATTTGTCAGTTATAGCCAAagggtttttttattttaatatatctcATGTGCCCCTAAATATCAAATCTATACCCTAATACATACATGTGCCTCGTAAAGGtggaaaaagtcaaaaatatctttaaaaaactatttatcTACATTTTATTTCTCTCTTAGTTTCTTCCTCTCACCATTTATTTCTCACGATTTCCTCTTCTCACcattttcttcctctctcatTATTTCATCTCTTAACTCCAATATAAagttttttgataaatataaacTCTTCAAAAGGTGCATTATCAAGTCGTGGATAATGTATGTTTAAAATGTAAACATTTTGTATGCTTAgagtttgattttattttattacaagtATATTTGCTGATGATTTATGAGTTTAATTAtacattattcatttttgtGCTTACACAAACACATGCACACACACTATTGCATTAAAATGTGGGGATTTAAGGCattaattaaagttgtaagtgattgaaaaatcatttcagGAAGAAGTCGAGTATTTAGTCGAGCAAGAAGTGAAGTAAGGGAATTAAGCAAGTCGAATATGTAGTTGAGCGGGAAGTCAAGTACGAAAGTGAAGTAAGTCGAGTCAGTTATGATGTAAGTTAGGTATTAAGTCGAGAAATATGTTGAGTAAGCGTAAGCCTAGTAGTAAAGTATCATTGACTTTTTACCCGACTTAATTAAAggaaagtttttattttaatttaagttgagTATCATTGATTAATTACCAGACTTTTACGAAAAGTCgataatttttgttgattgAATACTTAGATAAGGTTAAATTAAAGTTGAGTATCCTTGACTTTTTTTCCGACTTAAttgaaatggatttttttatttcaatttaagtTGAATATTCTCCACTAGTTACTAGACTGACTTTCATGAAAGTCgagaattttttatgaatgagTACTTGGGCAAAGTTAATTTAAGGTCGATTATTCTTGACTCTTTACTCAACTTACATAAAAAAGTTaagaattttacaaataatttttcatttcaattgaaGTCGAATATCCTCGATTATTTACTTGACTAGCATGGAAAAGTCGATAATTTATGTTGAATTACTAATTGTGCATGGTTCGGTTAAAGTTTAGTATTCTCAACTATTTATCCGACTTTGAGAATATGAATTCAGTTTTATAAGGATTTAATTGAggttatttttgtacttttattaatttttttaaaaaatatatctgtataaaatttaagagtgTTACAATTTAAGCCCTATTAGCAATTTTGGAGGAAATGAGGTATATCCCACGCAATTCTCCTCCTTGCCAAAACCCTGGTGAGACGGACGCAAAGGCTAACCAAAACCCTCCTAGTAATAATTGTAGTAAGTTCTAGTAATACATACAGCAGCGAAGCTAAGTCAAGCTTGTTGCGTTAGAATCCATGGATTCAGGTTTCATATTCGAACCGCCCAGcgatgaagaaattgaagagctGCAGTCGGAATACGAAGAAGATCAAGGAGAAGAAGTAGATGTAGAGAAACCATCAAAACGGGCAAAGCAATCCCCTTGGGACTTCGCTGCATACTCCGAATCCGTCTCCGATGAACACTTTCGTCGCAGGACAACATCCGTCGATTTTAAAATCACCAAATCCCTCCAACAGCGCTCCGTCCCCATTGTCGACAACGACCACTCCGATTCTGAATTTGACCAACATGTAATCtcacattcatttatttgtgttgcgtatatattttttgttattttctaaaatctaAGAATTTTTAGTAAtgttttatataataaatattatttaggaGGATTACAAacctgaagatgaagatgattttAGTAATGCTGGTGacactaaatcattttttgcgCCAGCCGATGGAGCCTCCTTTCATGCTAATTCATTCATGGAGCTCAATTTATCTCGTCCTCTGCTTCGTGCTTGTGAGGCATTGGGCTACTCTAAGCCCACACCAATTCAGGTTGCACTTGCATTAAACCATGTCATTGTTATTAATACATAATTGTTACTGTGTAATATTTACTTAATattagggtttctttttttgtagGCGGCGTGCATACCATTAGCTTTGACTGGTCGCGATATTTGTGGGAGTGCAATTACTGGTTCTGGAAAGGTTTGTTATTTGCTTTGGAAGTTGGTTGGCTGCTGATAATTGACTGTGTAATGCTTTAACTTGATCTATTTCATTTGATACAGACGGCTGCCTTTGCATTACCAACACTGGAGAGGCTTCTATACCGTCCAAAGCGTATTCCAGCTATAAGGGTTTTAATTCTAACTCCAACTAGAGAGTTGGCTGTCCAGTGAGTTTTTTCATTGTCTTAGAAATGTTTACTTATGCGTTTAGAATCTcgtgttttatttcttttttggcaCATGCCAAAAATTCTGCAGATTTGTTTATTAGTCTACTAGTTATACTTGCTACGTAGTACATATGTGtatatctttcttttcttctccttaTTTGGTTTACCTCGtctatcattttttctttttcttatcacTTTTATAAGTTTTCATGTGTTTATGATAGGGTCCACAGCATGATAGAGAAAATTGCTCAATTTACTGATATCAGATGCTGCCTGGTTGTTGGTGGGCTGTCAACAAAggtttgtttattaattttcttctcttgaAACTTTTACTTTCTCTCTTGgcttattaatatttttttttcaggttCCATTCTAGTTGTAATGCAATAACTGTTTCTATAAGATGTTGTGATggtgttatttttaatattagatgCAAGAGACGGCATTGAGATCAATGCCAGACATTGTTGTGGCTACTCCTGGGCGCATGATAGATCATTTACGCAATTCAATGTCTGTGGATTTGGACGATCTTGCAGTTTTAATCCTTGACGAGGCAGATCGTCTTTTAGAGCTAGGATTCAGTGCTGAAATTCATGAGCTGGTACCTCTTCCTTTGTTATGTTTTGTTTACATGAATTCTGACTGTGAGTGTATACATATTACAGCATATTAGATGTTTCTGGCCCTGTTTGTTGGTTCATAGGAAGTAAATGTCCTTGTTCTTGTGTTACGGGTAACTAATCTGGAACAATGGTTTCTCACACATTGCttgattgttgttgttgcctggataaaataaatctaaatttaagtGTTTAGAGGGTAACGGCAGAGAGAGGGGTCAAGTTTTGCTGTTTCATTTGTTTTGAATTGGAATAATTCTTTTCTGACCGGTTCTGTTCTATTTCAGGTTCGCCTCTGTCCTAAGAGGAGACAGACTATGTTGTTTTCAGCTACATTGACTGAAGACGTTGATGAGCTTATCAAGCTTTCTCTGACCAAACCCTTGCGTCTCTCAGCTGACCCATCTGCAAAACGCCCATCGACATTGACTGAGGAGTAATATCTCTTAGTGATTGCATTATGCTTTTGTCATTAGATGTGTACAGCATGCagaagttatttttcttcataattCTGTATGGTTGCACATTTGTACCTTCTGATGAACTTGATCAAATCAAAACTATGATTGGCATTCTGCAGGGTGGTTAGGATACGCCGAATGCGTGAAGTAAACCAAGAGGCAGTTCTTCTTTCCTTGTGCTCAAAGACTTTTACATCCAAAGTGATCATCTTCAGGTTTTAATCTACTTCTGAACTCTTATTTTGATGGGTTAATGGTGACTATTGCAGCAACATAACTCCTTCGCTGTTTAGACGtctaaattttagattttagcGTTGCTCGTTGAGCCATCTACTGGATCTGGGGTTATTCATTATCTGATCTCATTAGCGGCC contains:
- the LOC102609280 gene encoding DEAD-box ATP-dependent RNA helicase 28 isoform X1 — protein: MDSGFIFEPPSDEEIEELQSEYEEDQGEEVDVEKPSKRAKQSPWDFAAYSESVSDEHFRRRTTSVDFKITKSLQQRSVPIVDNDHSDSEFDQHEDYKPEDEDDFSNAGDTKSFFAPADGASFHANSFMELNLSRPLLRACEALGYSKPTPIQAACIPLALTGRDICGSAITGSGKTAAFALPTLERLLYRPKRIPAIRVLILTPTRELAVQVHSMIEKIAQFTDIRCCLVVGGLSTKMQETALRSMPDIVVATPGRMIDHLRNSMSVDLDDLAVLILDEADRLLELGFSAEIHELVRLCPKRRQTMLFSATLTEDVDELIKLSLTKPLRLSADPSAKRPSTLTEEVVRIRRMREVNQEAVLLSLCSKTFTSKVIIFSGTKQAAHRLKILFGLAALKAAELHGNLTQAQRLEALELFRKQHVDFLIATDVAARGLDIIGVQTVINYACPRDLTSYVHRVGRTARAGREGYAVTFVTDNDRSLLKAIAKRAGSKLKSRIVAEQSITKWSKIIEQMEDQVAAILQEEREERILRKAEMEATKAENMIAHKEEIFARPKRTWFVTEKEKKLAVKADKASIEKGKGSGNEVTSAQQAEDLKIKEKRKREREKNLPRKERRKLEAAREMLEDEDQVDKLQGSGKDKKEKAGISMVDLAYRRAKAVKAKQKALDAGKIVKSNGKKSKHSSQESNSRAKEMRELFHSDMSEKKQKRTGGIGKKPKHSFKSKSRYKRR
- the LOC102609280 gene encoding DEAD-box ATP-dependent RNA helicase 28 isoform X2, which encodes MDSGFIFEPPSDEEIEELQSEYEEDQGEEVDVEKPSKRAKQSPWDFAAYSESVSDEHFRRRTTSVDFKITKSLQQRSVPIVDNDHSDSEFDQHEDYKPEDEDDFSNAGDTKSFFAPADGASFHANSFMELNLSRPLLRACEALGYSKPTPIQAACIPLALTGRDICGSAITGSGKTAAFALPTLERLLYRPKRIPAIRVLILTPTRELAVQVHSMIEKIAQFTDIRCCLVVGGLSTKMQETALRSMPDIVVATPGRMIDHLRNSMSVDLDDLAVLILDEADRLLELGFSAEIHELVRLCPKRRQTMLFSATLTEDVDELIKLSLTKPLRLSADPSAKRPSTLTEEVVRIRRMREVNQEAVLLSLCSKTFTSKVIIFSGTKQAAHRLKILFGLAALKAAELHGNLTQAQRLEALELFRKQHVDFLIATDVAARGLDIIGVQTVINYACPRDLTSYVHRVGRTARAGREGYAVTFVTDNDRSLLKAIAKRAGSKLKSRIVAEQSITKWSKIIEQMEDQVAAILQEEREERILRKAEMEATKAENMIAHKEEIFARPKRTWFVTEKEKKLAVKADKASIEKGKGSGNEVTSAQQAEDLKIKEKRKREREKNLPRKERRKLEAAREMLEDEDQVDKLQFIPQSAMDKDGSLLDFYSVCACVQCSHGSLLDFFPVHLCSRFSL